GTGATTGTGGGACTTTAGGTGAGTGGCTCGAGAGGCTTTGCGGTGAAGCCTGCTTGCTTTTTGGACGCCTTTCGAACGCTCTTTTTACAAGGCGGCGTTCGGACGACGTGCGTCTAAGTGACGCGTTTTGTTCTGACGTCATCGGACGCTCACGATTGGGAAGCGTCCGTCATTATACTAGTGCCATGTACTGCACGTATTACCTAGTACCTATGATTTAAAAGCACTCTCAAATGTTCCATAGTGAAAAATATTCGagattttagttttgttttatcGTGAGAATAACATCAGCTCTTTTGAGAATGTTTCTACATGCACATTTTCATTAATAAATTAATGTAATGTGAAATGTCCTTGTTGATTCCGCATTTGACATCTAAAATTAGTTCACAAAGTTGTTTAATGGCTCCATTTGGGGTAGGTAGGGAATGCTGTTTGTGAGATTTGTccgtattttttatttatatttatataatgcgATTAGACTGTTTCACTTTGGCCACATCTGAGGTAATAAACCGGAATTCAGTCATTCATCTTTGCCACTAAAATGAATATACTACGTACTATGTATAAAGTTAACCTCGCATATGGAGCCTTTTGTATGCATTAACTTGTTATTAAATTATGTAAATTACTCAACAGAATCAATACTACAATGCCTTTTCAAATGACCCACAACATTTTCAGTTCAATAGattataatagttttttttcctccaatatatatgtatgtatcttataaaaatataaaaacaacaactctaaTTTGCAGAAGGGACCAATGGTCGAGCTCTTCCAGTACTGGCGTCACCACCTCCTGGACGTGGTGGGCGTGACTGACAAAGCCAGAAAGTCAAGATGAAGATGATGTTGATGGCAGTGCCTGACTTTAAAATTGAGATCGCTCCTTGGATTGTGCTTCTATCCTGCCTGGACATCTTCCATACTGGTTAGTTCCTATTTTTATTtcagtatataaataaatcctATAATTTGTTGCTATACTTATCTTAACCTCTTATGACCTGGCTTGGACAACACATTTGGTAGTCAAAGACTATAATATTAAATTTTGTACTACAAGGGCTTGGCGTCCATTTATAATATGGAGATTGTTTTGctatgtaatgtaaaaaaataaatctggagGTTAATATCACTCACTGTAGCATGTTTATTCACTAGCAGTTTGGGAGCAGAGTGAGATTTTCTGAGCATTTTGAATGGATTATTTCAGtattttaaagcttttatagatttatttaagTCAGGCATTGTTGTGGGATTCACAATCACCATGAGCAACTCTGTGCCTGCCAAATAGGAACAATGCACACTTTTGTGAGCGGATGCTGGCCTGTGCGTCCTACAGACTTGGACAGAGTTTACCATGGTGACGCTCTCATACTGTGTGAAAAGGCCTTCCGGTAGCAAAGCAAAAGATACCCGGTCTCAATTATAAAATGGCTGGTTGGCTATTTCCCCCCTCGCCTTTTCATTTGAGAATTCACCCATTCAGGTTTCAAGATGTCAAAGTCCAGTTTTATAGGAAAGTAGTAATCCGTCTTATGGAAGTACACTCTCATATTCTGTAATTTCCATGCAGGTGCAGTGTTGGCAGTGAACGTGACACACCCCACCTCCCTGATCCGCGGTACACTGGGCGGAGAGGCCCTCCTGTCGGTGGGCTATGTCAGCCTCAGCGCCGACCCACCCGTCATCAAGTGGCAACTCCGGCGTGAGAAATCTGTCACCGTGGTGCAGACCATCGGAACAGACATTGTGGGCACCCTAAGGCCTGAGTATCGAGACCGAATCCTGATTTTCCAGAACGGATCTCTGCTCCTACACAACTTGAAGCTGTCGGATGAAGGCACGTACGATGTGGAGATTTCCATCACGGATGACACTTTTGCGGGCGAAAGCAGTGTTGCGCTCACCGTGGACGGTAAGGCTCCTCCTTCCTGTAAGGTCaaggtaaaaatgtgttttaattttacaaCACACGATTGACTTTCAAAGTTTCGAGTGTTGCAGACCTTTACTAAATGTTCGTAACAGCTGTTGTTTGTTCATGGTTTACAGATGTATTCATTGATATTATTCAATTGGTCAGAAGAAATACATCTATTTTATTGGAGGCACAAAAAAATCTACCTTTTTTTGCCTTGTGCCTTTCCAGAGCCTATTTCCATACCTCACATCCTCACAGAGTCGCCGTCCGTACTGGAGCGCAGTGAAAACGTGGTCCTCGACTGCTCGCACGACACGGGCACTCGAGCCGGGTACCGCTGGATGAAGGGCGGCGAAGCCCTGGGCAATGACAGTAGACTCCGCCTGTCCCCGGATGGGAAGTTGCTCACCATCACCCGCGTCACCTCGGTGGACGACGACATCTACGGCTGCGTGGCGGAGAACCCCGTCGGCGTGGCAACGAGTCCGCCCTTCAGGCTTGGTGTCTACAGTGAGTCAACTCATGTTCAATCATGTCTAACTTTGGAAAGTATGTATGCAACTGTACCTTTATGTTAGGTAATTTAACACAGTTAcaatagttatttttattggcatTTCTAAATAAAGTGAGGGCTTTGTATTAAATGAATTGTTAAACTCCAACACAATTCAACCACCAGTCTTTTCTCCTAATAGAAAGAAGTTCCATTTATATCATCCTCTCTACTGGTGGCATCTTCCTGCTCATCACATTGGTAACAATTTGTGCTTGCTGGACACCATCTAAAAAGTAAGtaagtgcattaaaaaaaatcggaaaaaaatgaaggttgAAAAGCCAATGTTTTGCGTTTGTGTTAGGCAGGGGCGACCCTCAAGAAATTCTTTCTCCAGATTTTATAACCAACGGACAGCACCTTGCAACTCAggtaatgtgtaaaaaaaattgtgcacacatagaatcaaataaaaagatgattaaatccatcaaaatgaataggaaatgCAAAGACATAGCGAGTGGCAACTGAGTAAACATACGTATACTATTTTGTAATAGATGTTAACACTTGTCTTCACTATGACTCTAATATTGACCACTTTTATACTTCTGACTGTATGCTTTTTCCATTGGAACAGCTGCATTTCCCCAATGGAAGCTCAATAAAGAATGATTGTATTTTATATCATCAAAATCTGAATGAATTGAATTTCTTCCTACAGTGGTTGCGCCTTCTGAGGTGTCCCAGCGCAATGGAAAGAACATGGTGACTTCACTTTACGTATTACAGCAAAAGGTATGTGATAGGTGGGGAAAAGTCAAACTTGGtttaaaatgctttaaattcatcacattgcattttttcttcttcttctctaggATCTCTCCCCAGGAGACTCTTCAGTCAACAGCATTTGCTCGTCTTCGGACACAGAGCACCCACCCAGCTACACCAACTATGTCGATTCTCTAACCCGGGCTACTATTCAGGCCAACCAACTCCAAGTATAGCTGAAAAATGGAGTATTTACATGACATTCCCCTTAggagaaaccagagtacccagggaaaacccacacaagatgggaagaacattcaaactccacaaaaaGCTTCTGAATCTGGTTTCagaccctcgatctcagaactgtggagCGGAGGTGCTAAACACATGGTCACCGGACCACAACtgttttactatttatttttaaactatatagttttttaattaaaatacatgttCACCTTATATTATTTTATCTATACATACAAAGCTTATaatttgtttattatatttACATTGTATAATACTGCCTGCTTGAGTTTATTGTTGTAGTATAGTTTGGAAATATTTGACTGATCTTCAAAATATAAGATTTAACAGTTTGTCAATACAACTATGACTTTTATTTCCAGGTATATCATGTTTTGGTATATGGCTGCCCATTATTTTGAAATCTTTCAGCGGATTTGGTAAGTTGTTATAATCAAGTAGTGACACAAGAGCAGCAACTGTTACTGACTTTTTCACAACTTTTTAGAGATCCacgctgaaaaaaaacatgttgtttaGCCCGACGGGTGTGTCGGAGTGTTTTCGCGAATGGGGAGATATAGAAAAGGACTACGAACAGATTCAGGtgatgtttctttttattacatttgcttGTACGCGTTTTAATGTTGGCAGACGTCAACAGAGGGAGCCCAGAGGCGAGCGACTATGGTAGGCGTTGCTGTATAATCCTCTTTTCAACCTTTTCCTATTTTCCTCCAATTTTTGTGCAAGCAAGAGTGAATAAAAACGTTGGGTTTGAATGCAAAAACCAACGAAAAGTTATTTCAGAACATCACCACGAGTTGGTAATTcttgtaaattaaaatattgattaataTTGATCATTAATATTAGAAATAAGTTAAGTAAAGAAAAACGAATTCATTTCTAATTGGCAAACAATGTTGTGAAGATCTGATGGTTGTAATATTATTACTATGTTTTATTTGTGCAAAACGCTTTTTTGCTTATAAAATTAGTAAATATTTGCATAAATATTGTTTAGATGACATGTGGCCAATCAAACACTCATTAGAAAAACTATACTAAAGTATAATTGGGCAACATTCCAGAATTCAACAGTTAGAAATCATCTTTTTTCTCACTTATGTATTTGAAGATTGTTAGCAGCGAATAAACGGATGTTCATTTGCTGTCAAccttcccacttgaaatggattgggcatctacCTCTCAATTGGTAGTTGATTGACATTTCAGGAATTCTATGCAAAAAAACAGTCGTTTTCCATTTGCACCACAGGACACTCATCGTTTGTACAGAGTAAAGCTTGAGGAAGTCACCAAATTGCAAAACAGCTGCTCTTCAGCTATCTCGCGTCACCGGAAAAAACTACAAGATCTCACAGAATCCCTAGAACAGTAAGCtggcttatatatattttttttctaaccattTGTACACAAACATGTCTGCACGTGATGAAGTGTTGAGACACACAACCCACGTGCTTTCCCTATTTTTAGATGCAAAGTCAAGCACCCGAAGCAAAAGTTAACTCCAGAGGAAATGGATTCCATCGCCGACATCCAGGTGGCGATAGAAGAACGAGCCAACGCTTTTTCCGAGATGGAAGCTTTTCTGCCAAAGAAGAATGGGTTGGTTTTCTTTGCTTCACTTATTGTTACAATTGTATATTAGCATAGATGGGTGGGGCGCTTGGATAGTGTGTGAGGCTCACAATTCCGCCGTTTGagggtttccttccacatcatgcccttaggtatgtgtcttagctgggataggctccagcaccccccgcgaccattgTGTGGATAATCGGTtccaaaaatgaaatggaatAAGAAAATATTCTCTGTATTTATCAGTTATTTATGAGGTAGAGAAACTGAATGAATGGAACATTGTTTGAATCAAAAAGGGGAAgaagtataaaatatttttttatttgaagaatTTTATGGCCATCGACGATGCCAGTAGATTTTCACTAATAGAGCCACACAAAATAACGTAGTGGGATGGATTTGGTTTAGAGAAGATCTTGTAATGGCCATTGATTTTTTCCATTCCAGGTTATACCTCACTCTTGTTTTAGGAAATGTCAATGTCACACTCCTCAATAAGCAGTCAAAGTAAGTCCCTGTCCGTCGTCACGGTGACCGACGTCCAGAGCCCACACTCATGTCTCCTTTCTCCAGATTTGCCTACAAGGATGAATATGAAAAATTTAAGCTGATCCTCACCGTCAtccttttcctcttttctttctcGTGTCGCTTTTTATTCAGTTCCAGGCAAGTCACAAGAtggtaaaatacacaaaaaagtcaacttttttttttttcaaaaacatttccttttctttcccAGAGCGTTAGATGCCCTTTTTAACTTTCTATTGGTATGGTATTACTGCACGCTTACCATCCGCGAAAGCATTCTCATCAACAACGGTTCAAGGTGCGGCCGACAACTCATCGGCGATGACAATTGAGGTCACCGAATTGAGGCAATGTTGTTTTCAGGATCCGAGGCTGGTGGGTGTTCCATCATTACGTGTCCACCTTTTTGTCCGGAGTGATGCTCACATGGTCAGTCTGCATCCTTGTCCAAATCaaactgaaaaatgacaaagtcaAAATAATTGATTCTACCcctaaatgtattaagaaatattcttACACCTAATGTTGATGTATGTTATAATAAGTGAATACTTCCCATCTACCCTAACATTAATGTGTTCATGTCTTTACGCAGGCCGGAGGGGACTCTCTACCAAATGTTTCGCAACCAGTTCCTCACATACTGCCTGTACCAAAGTAACGTATCTCACATCATATTGAAACAACGCTCCGGTGTGTGATTGGACTTGTCACTGCTGTTTAGGTTTTGTCCAGTTTTTGCAATACTATTACCAAAGTGGCTGCTTGTACAGACTACGTGCCCTTGGAGAACGACACAACATGGACCTGACCGTCGGTTTGTGTCCCCTTTTTTGTGCCAAGTacccttttttcccccagtaTAGGTAccaacatgtatgtttttgtatcaCTCCAGAGGGTTTCCAATCCTGGATGTGGAGGGGACTCACTTTCTTGCTGCCGTTTTTGTTCTTTGGTCATGTGAGTGAAATGTTTTGTTCAATATAAAGTGCTTGGACATTTTAGTTACCCATCCTGATGCCAACATtagcagtagtatttgtagtatttgtagtagttgtagtagtagttgtagtagttgttgtagtagttgtagtagtatttgtagtcgaagtagtagtatttgtagtcatagtagtacttgttttagtagtagtagtatttgtagtagtatttgttgtagttgtagtagtatttgttgtagttgtagtagtatttgttgtagttgtagtagtatttgttgtagtcgtagtagtatttgttgtagtcgtagtatttgtagtagtatttgttgtagtAGGAGTATTTGTTGTAGTCTTAGTATTAGTAGTgctagtagtaataatagtagtggtGTTAGTGTACTTTGTTCTAATATAGTGAATGATAAACTTTCAATGGGAGCTTGTCAGTGATTGCCAATCTACAGATGTAAAAGTCATCTAAACATTTGATTGAAACATTTGGTTTCGCCCTCTATAGTTTTGGCAGCTGTATAACAGCCTCAcacttttcaaaatgttccaGCTTCCAGAATGCAAAGAGTGGCAAGTAAGTAGGCCATTTCATGGATTTATGAGTGCATACATGCATCTAAATcaattttttggaggaaaacattgttgttgttttttgtcactAAAGGTGGCAATGTGCGGCTGCTCCTACATGACACTCTTCCTGGGCAACTTCTTCACCACGCTGGGGGTGGTTTACCACAAGTACATGATGAACCAAGACAAGCCCAAGTCCTTTTAGGACATTCACGTTTGTAGCTTTTATTGACCtcaaatttattatttatgcTCATTGGTGTTGTGTTTATTGGCCAATATTACAAAAGTACACCCAAGGATGTAAACTAGCATCATGtactaaaaacaaagattaaTTCACAGCAAaatctatatacatatctatttaCTTTGATTTATAGTCTGGcttctaaaaaaatgattcagtCCGTGCAGTACTTCTacacacttgtgtgtgtgtgtgtgtgtgtgtgtgtgtagcaagaaaatatattcctaaaaaaattcatttaaaactgaTATCTTTGTATTTTACGTCTAAAAATATGCCCAAAAGGTGGCAGCCTTGAAACACAGCCGCTCCCTTAAGTCAATTCAACCCAATGTAAATGTTCTGTAGTTTTTAACAGTAATTCTACTTAGAGTCATCTCACTCCCATTATTCTTCAAAATTGGGACACAAGCCAATCTTTTTGAAAGAAACTTTTGCACCCATTCATTTGCATGAGGTCACAATAGCGATATTCCTGTCACTTGCTCCTTTCTGATTTTCAAATTTCCTGACACTTGAAAGCAGTACCCAAAGATCACAGGCAAACCGCAACTGTAAGATTCATACGAAAAGGAGCTTTACGTCCAATTTGGAACTtcctgaagaggaaaaaaaaagtctgtgaaTGTATGCATTAGAGCTGAAGGGTGGGCTCGATGGAAGGGGATTCCTTGTGCCAGTTGGCTTCTCTTTCATGTGTCTCATTACAAGCTTTGAGGAGAACCGAAAGCCTGAGGACCGACTGTCTTATAAGGTATAGGGAGGAGGGGACAACTTGACTAATTGTCTTCAGCCtcagggttgtttacttttccTACCGGTTCTTCCAATGGCTTGGACGTCTGTTGTCGTCTATGGCAGCTGCCAGATGAAGCTCCTCAGTTTGATTCAAAATGTATTCGAATCCAAACCAGCTAAGCGGCCTCCCTGCAGGGCGCAGATAAAGTCAGGATCCTGAGAAGCTCCTCCATAGGGAGGCTTGTTATCTAGAGCGGGTCAGGCATGCACACACGGCCTTCCTCTGGGAGGTGATAAGCTCCAATCGTAGGGATGAttaaaggagaagaagaagtcaAGCCCCAAAGGGGACCCAGACCAGTCTTTGATTAAGAGGGGCGTCGAAAGCTGTACGCTGTATGGACAAAATtctgaaataattccaaatacAGTGTTGCGTCGACGTCACCAATCTTTCAAAATGTTCAGTTTACAAAACTCTCTGAGATGCAAATGACTTCCAATATATGAAAACAAGAGCCAGGTTAGGAAATCCCCTAAAGTGTTCATAACTTGaagttgtttttaatgtgtgtTTTGGCACACGttcttgtgtttttgtctgTGGCCTAACGTTGGATTGGAATTTTTGCTattggttttaaaaatgaattgtgaggaacaaataaaaattacGGAGAGCattctcagttttttttgtgttactaAGCCATGActtgcaaagatttttttttttttattgaggtGGACGAGCGAGGGCATAGTGAAGAAAAGTACTGGGTatgggagggaggaggaggctATTGTTTGGCAGCTGAGaaaacatgcatacaggtaAACACACCGGTACATGAAAAGCATAATGCAATATTCAGCTGCCTCTTATTCTAAggtaggtatgtgtgtgtgtgtatgtatatataattaaaaaaaatatatacatatatatatgtatatactcatataggtgtatatacatatataaagatTTTGAATTCTACTAAATGTATAAgtgcaaatatatacattttttgctgttttgactgtgtttttattttaggaaaCTAATTTTCTTAAATTTACAAATTACATGAGTCttatttttgaaattatttgtaTAGAGATTTCTTTTGTATTGCAAGGATGCACTATTATCCATATTTATATCCTAAATGAGAGACATTTGTTGAAATGTTGCGTGATAAAATGTCAGGCCTTTGAAGCCAATCAAAGGGAGGTTTTTCCATAATTTATGCTTCCATTTTAGCTAAACTTACCAGCGTCAAATGAGCCTCTGTAGAAAACAAGTGTTGAGTTTTTCCCATCAGTTCCGAACGTCCCAATCCTTCCTCCCGTCACTCATTAGCTAATCAAGTCCCACGGCATCAAGCCCCACTTGTAATAATGCAAACTGTGAGCGGAACACAATGAAATATGCATAGTTTAATAAGAGGGGGCACATGATTACAACCACTTGTCTAATGAGTGTGAATCCATTGAGGCCCCCACCAAGTGCAGGAAAAAAgagaattcatttttatttgaagggCGCCCCACCTAACCGTGCCCGGGACTCGTCAGATTGTGCACCCATAGTTGCCATAGTTACCACCAAAATTCAAATTCAGACACTCAAACTGCATTTTGGAGAAGCGACTAACTTCTTTTTGGGATgatgaatgatcatgttttactgctgtttttttatttgctctattgtatttgtttttatctattttgattTGTATACATTGCAAAAATTATAATTTATGGCAACATACAGGCAGCTGtgttttttccattgaaaataGGTTATTATTAAAACAATTGTACTACTAAATCAATATTGAAACAGGTAGTTCAAGTCCAATTGACATCTCAGCAGTCGAGCATGCTGACTGCTGAGCTACTAAAAATCAGCTaaactaattttaaaaagtatatttttcagTCTCCTGTATTGGTATTGTATAGAATACTATGAGTTTATGAAGTCATGTAAATCCTCCCACACAGTCCTTGACCCACATATCAGCAGGTATGTTTGGCCTAAAGGCTAAACGCGCGTACAATAAAGTCCTCAAGCAGCTCTACTCCCACTTGCACAGATGGCTGCCGGAAAATTAATCGCTGAGCGTTTTGTCCCTCGTCTGTTGCGCGTGCAAATCGACCCGAAACGTGTCACAACCCCATGCTGCGCACGGCCAGTGGTGTATCAGGTGCGCTGAAAATTGAGTTCGGGGCCGGAACGCGCCAACACCACTTGACGTCGGTCATCCTCTAGTGGGTGTGAATGCAAACGGAGCAGCTGTTCTGTCAGACGTTCCTCTCGAAGCTTTATCTGAAAGACCAGTCTATCCATTTTtgctattttgtcaaatttcacTACCTCTGATTTTCTATAGCTTCGTCCATTACAGTAATAACCATCTATAATCGTGACCTGTAATGTTTGTAGTTCCGTTTATATTGTGAATGTAATCCTCCATTACATTCTGtgaactgtttttttctcaatCCATATGATATTAATCATTTGGTaatgtgacaaaaataattatattatatccCCGTTATATCCTAGATTGTACCAAAGTCGCCAAGCTTGAGGGAGTAGCAACATTATCTAAATGCAAAGAAGCGATTGTCGACGGGtgaca
This portion of the Stigmatopora nigra isolate UIUO_SnigA chromosome 19, RoL_Snig_1.1, whole genome shotgun sequence genome encodes:
- the LOC144212548 gene encoding hepatic and glial cell adhesion molecule-like; protein product: MKMMLMAVPDFKIEIAPWIVLLSCLDIFHTGAVLAVNVTHPTSLIRGTLGGEALLSVGYVSLSADPPVIKWQLRREKSVTVVQTIGTDIVGTLRPEYRDRILIFQNGSLLLHNLKLSDEGTYDVEISITDDTFAGESSVALTVDEPISIPHILTESPSVLERSENVVLDCSHDTGTRAGYRWMKGGEALGNDSRLRLSPDGKLLTITRVTSVDDDIYGCVAENPVGVATSPPFRLGVYKRSSIYIILSTGGIFLLITLVTICACWTPSKKQGRPSRNSFSRFYNQRTAPCNSVVAPSEVSQRNGKNMVTSLYVLQQKDLSPGDSSVNSICSSSDTEHPPSYTNYVDSLTRATIQANQLQV
- the tmem120aa gene encoding transmembrane protein 120A-A — translated: MLFSPTGVSECFREWGDIEKDYEQIQDTHRLYRVKLEEVTKLQNSCSSAISRHRKKLQDLTESLEQCKVKHPKQKLTPEEMDSIADIQVAIEERANAFSEMEAFLPKKNGLYLTLVLGNVNVTLLNKQSKFAYKDEYEKFKLILTVILFLFSFSCRFLFSSRALDALFNFLLVWYYCTLTIRESILINNGSRIRGWWVFHHYVSTFLSGVMLTWPEGTLYQMFRNQFLTYCLYQSFVQFLQYYYQSGCLYRLRALGERHNMDLTVEGFQSWMWRGLTFLLPFLFFGHFWQLYNSLTLFKMFQLPECKEWQVAMCGCSYMTLFLGNFFTTLGVVYHKYMMNQDKPKSF